GTTCAGCGCAAGGGTGGCAGGCCAGTCTTTGCGGCAGGCCTATGCAACGTTGACCCAGCTGACCCTTGGCGCGATACCGGCGTGGTGATCCTCACGCATCCGACACTGCCGGGCCTGGTAGATCCGACCGAACCACGGCCGCTGCTGCTGTCACGCGAAGCAATCCAGCGCTGGATCGCACAAGAGGGCACCGCAACCGATGCCCTTTACCACCTCATGCACGAGCCACCTTCGGACTTGGAGTTCATCAGGCTTCGAGCCAGCCTGAGCAACCTGCAGGCTAATAGCGACGCGCTTCTAGAGCCAGCATGAACGGTTCGGAAAGGTGCCATTCTGAACCCTGGCTAGTGGTGACGATTGACGGGCGGACGTGGAAGGATGGCGAGGCAAACCTAATCCAATTGCCGCGCAACCAGGGCGCCTGCACCATGTTCTGGCCAGCAACAAGCTGGGGAGCAAGCAAGTTGACCGCCAATGCTCCAGAGCGCGCATGGCTCGACGGTGACGCGCTTCGGGCCGGAGAGTACATGCGGCTTGAGCCTCATGGCCAAGCAATCCGCGCGGAGCTGATCGAGATCGAGCACGGTGGTGTGAGGCACAGTTACCGCATGGGCACTGGCCTGGCTATGGGCTGTCTGATGATGCGGTGCCTTAGCGAGGTGGCCTATCTGGTGCTGTACCAACGAGACGGCCTGTGGATGCCAAGAGAAGTGGAGCGGAAGCCTACGAATAGCTTGGGGCGCTACACAAGGGTGAAGCGCACGGAATAGTTGGCGCCGGCCACTACCCCGGTGCCTGGCCGCCATGGTCAGGCTAGTTTGACTCACCAACACGGCGGGGAACTGCCGCGAATTTTAAGCCGAAGCTGTCAACGTCGCCGCCGCGAACGTGCTTCGCAATTCCCCTGCGTGTTGGTTCTGGCCTGTGCCAGATTTGTGTCATAGCTCGTGCCATGACCAAGAATATTGTGCCATAAACTGCTATGTTGTGTGCTGGCGCAACAGAGCATTAGTGATTTAAAATCAACATGTTAAATCTTGGTCTTGGCGTTTTTGACCTGACTCGAAATCAGGCGTAGGTGCAAGCCTACCGAGGGTTCGAATCCCTCCCTCTCCGCCAGTTGTTAGGGTTGCCGCGGGATACCATCCACGCGGCAACCAATTCCCCCAGGTAGTCCCTCCCCTGTTCTGTGCGCTCCGCCTCAACCAGCGCAATTTTCATCACAAATTCAAGATCATAGCCAAGTGCCTGACCGACTTTGACGGTCGCGGCTGGCGTCATTCCGCCTCGCGCTTTCCACATTCCCACCGTGTTTTCGTGCACGCCGCACAGCGCAGCCATTTCTCGCTGGCTGTGATTACTTACGTATTCGTTAAACAAATCCATTGAGCTTTTCATAGCTTCCCCGTTTTTCGCCCGTTGACCCCACAAGTCGTTGGGGTGTTTCATCCGCCCAAAACCCCACCACTTGTTGGGTTCACAACTTGTGGTGTTGGGCGAACTGTAAACCAGCGACAACAGGGAAGCCACTATGCGGGACAGATCAAAGACAGGGGGGCGGATACCAAGTCGGGCGTTCACGCCCCCACCGCGCCCGCAGTACCGCTGCAAACGCTTCGCCATCTACAAGCGGCACGGCTTCTACCTGACCCTCGCCACCGGCCCGCTCTCTGCCGCTTCCGGCATCTGCCACCAGTACGAAATCCCGTGCATGGGGCGCCGATGATGGACTATTTGCCGCTCACCCTTGAGCCGCTGTGGGTCCTGTTCGGGCTGTTGTTGCTCGTGCACGGATTGATTCGCTTGATCCGGCTCGTCTCTACCCGTCGGGGCCAGCGATGAGCCGCCCCGTCTCCCTCTTCAACCTTGCCCTGCAACAACAACGTGACGCCGCCGCCGGCCGCTGCGCGGGCGCAGCCTGCGCAGCGGAGCCAGCGCAGCGGCCGGCGTTCGGCGCATCCGGGGCGGTGTTGGCTCTCCTTGGCAAGAATGGGAAATCCGCTGACACGGAACCGGGTAAAGCGGCGATCCGGGAGCGCGAGGGCAAATCGGGGAATCTGCTGTCTTCCCGGGGCCGTCGGTACCGGATGCAACGCACCGCCCAGCAACTGCTGCCGGACGAATCTGTCTCGGGCTGCCACCGCTTCATCAGCAACGCCAACTGGTCCGGCGAAGTCCTGGTGGTGCAACGCCCGGAAGGCGGCACCAGCTACCGGGGCGTGCAGACCTGCGGCAGCGTCTGGCATTGCCCGGTGTGCGCCAACAAGATTGCCGAGCAACGCCGCGCCGAGCTGTTCGCCGGCATGGCGACCCACCGCGCCCAGGGTGGTCGCTGCTACATGCTGACCCTGACCTTCCCCCACCGCATCGACCAGGATCTGGCCGAATGCCTGGAAGGCCTGCGCAAGGCGCTCAAGACCTTCAAGGCCTCACGCCAGTGGCGCACGGTCCGCGAGCGCATCGGCTTCAAGGGCACGGTCCGCGCGCTGGAAGTGACCCACGGCGAGAACGGCTGGCATCCGCACACCCATGAGCTGGTCTTTGCCAATGGCGACGAAGAATCGGTGCTGGCCGAGCTGGAGTCACTGCGCGACTACTGGGCCAAGGCGGTGCACAAGGCCGGCCTCGGCCAGATCAGCATTCACGGCTTTCAGGTCGGCGGTGCCGACAAGGCCGCGTCCTACGTCACCAAGTACGGCGACACCGATCCGGCCGACGACAGCCGCTGGGACGCCTCGCGCGAGATGACGCGCCAGCATTCCAAGCTCGGTCGCCGCAAGGGCCGCACCCCGTTCGCCCTGCTGCACGAC
This region of Chitinolyticbacter meiyuanensis genomic DNA includes:
- a CDS encoding protein rep, producing MQRTAQQLLPDESVSGCHRFISNANWSGEVLVVQRPEGGTSYRGVQTCGSVWHCPVCANKIAEQRRAELFAGMATHRAQGGRCYMLTLTFPHRIDQDLAECLEGLRKALKTFKASRQWRTVRERIGFKGTVRALEVTHGENGWHPHTHELVFANGDEESVLAELESLRDYWAKAVHKAGLGQISIHGFQVGGADKAASYVTKYGDTDPADDSRWDASREMTRQHSKLGRRKGRTPFALLHDAMIGDGEAKLLFQEYAREFKGARQLYYTPGLRAYLGLDDISDEQLAAADQDDAPGDEPQRVLWHCTRDEWKLLLLTNMRGEFLDIAAKHGTDGCFLFLKALRLRQAGRDVTPTFINPEIQP